ACCGCGTCCAGCTGCGTGCGCCGGTGCGCCAGCATCCCCGACAGCTTCGGCGCCAGCTCGGGGTGCTCGCTGAAGAGGCGGGCGAACACCGGCCGGTCCAGCTCCAGCAGCACCACGTCCGTGAGCGCCACCACGGTGGCCGTGCGCGGCTCGCCCGTGAGCAGCGACATCTCGCCGAAGTAGTTGCCCCGCGTGAGCCGTGACACCTCCACCCCGCTGGCGCGCACCGACAGCTCTCCCCGGCCCACCAGGTAGAAGGTGTTGCCGTGCTCGCCCTGCTCGATGACGTGCTCGCCCCGGGCGAAGCGCTTGGGCACCATCTCCCGCCGCAGCCCCGCCCGCTCCTCCTCCCGCAGCACCTTGAAGAGGTCCACCCGCCGCAGCATCTCGGCCACCACCTCCTCGGGGAAGTCCGAACCCGCCGGACCGCTGTTCATGTGCATCTTCCGGTTCGGGTAGGGCAGCTCGATTCCCTCGCGCCGGAAGCGGTACCAGAGCCGGGTGTAGATCTCCTCCATCACCCAGTCCGCCTGCCCGAAGTCCTCCACGAAGTAGCGGATCTGGTAGCGGATGCCCACCTCGTCGAAGCCCCACGTGCGGCAGATGGGCTGAGGCTCGCGCAGCACCAGCGGCACGTGCTCCAGTGCCTCCAGCACCGCCTCCTTCACCTCGTTGGGCGCCCGATCGTACGGCGCATGGAAGTAGACGTCGGCGCCCACCGGCTGCGCCGCCCGCGAGTAGTTCTTCACCGCCTCCTTCGAACAGATGTTGTTGGGCAGGGTGACGATCTCCTTGCGGCCCGTCTCGATGCGCGTGGCGCGCCAGGCGATCTGCACCACCCGGCCGGTGATGTCCCGGATGGTGACCCAGTCCCCCACCTGGAAGGGGCGCTCGAGCTGCAACGACAGGCCCGCGAAGAGGTTGCCCAGCGTGTCCTGCAGCGCCAGACCGAGCATCACCGAGAGGATGGCGGAGGTCGCCAGCAGGCTCGTCAGGTCGACGTCGAACTGCGTCTTGAGGATGGAGATGATCGCAACGATGTAGAGCGAGACGTCGATGACGTCGCGGAGGATCTTCGGCTGGGGGATGCGCGAGCGCAGGCGCAGCAGGAACAGGCCGAAGGACACGACCGTGCGGATGCCACCGAAGGCGAAGGTGAGCATCCACGCCATGCCCAGCAGCTGGCGCGCCCGCGGATGCAGGAGCGGTCCGAGCTCGGCATCCACCGCGCGCAGCACGAGGAAGGTCATCAGGAAGCCGAGCCCCCCGCTGAGATCCTTGCGCAGCTGTTGATCCGAGCTCAGCGCCCGAGCCGCGAGCACCAGCAGCGTGAGGATGACTCCCACCGCCAGGGAGGTGTGGCTCTGCAGGAAGGGAAGCACGCCGCGAGCCTGCTCTCCCGCCGCTCGGAGGGTCAAGGCACGCGGAGTCTCGCTTCACGGGTGGAGCACGGGGACGGAGACCCTCGCCCCGCCCCTCTCCCGGCGGGAGAGGGAGGGAGGCGCGAATTTTTCGTTCGATTCACAATCCGAGGCTCGCCCGGATAGAAGAGGGTTTCATCCTCCGAGCCCGAGCCATGAAACGTCACGCCCCCTCCGCCGAGCGCAACCGCGAGCCCATCCTCTCCGTCCTGCGTGAGGTGCTGCCACCTCGGGGCACCGTGCTCGAGGTGGCCAGCGGCACGGGCCAGCACGCCGTCTTCTTCGCTCGCGCCTTCCCGGAGCGGGTGTGGCAACCCACCGACGCGGACCCCTCCGCGCGCGAGAGCATCGAGGCCTGGCGTCAGGAGGAAGGGCTCCCGAACCTGCGCCCTCCGCTGGCGTTGGATGCCAGTGCTTCCACCTGGCCCGTGGAGTCCGCGGACGCCATCGTCTGCATCAACATGATTCACATCTCCCCGTGGGAGGCGTGCCAGGGATTGATGCGCGGCGCCGGCCGGGTGCTGCCTCCGGGCGGGCCCCTGGTGCTCTACGGGGCGTACTTCATCGAGGGCCGGCCCACCGCGCCGAGCAATCTCGCCTTCGACGCCTCGCTGCGTGAGAGGGATCCGACCTGGGGCGTGCGCGAGCTGGGCGCCGTCACCGAGGAGGCCCGGGCCCACGGGCTGGAGCGGGACCGCGTGGTCGACATGCCCAACAACAACTTCACCGTGGTCTTCCGCAAGCGCGCCGGGTGAGCGGCGAATCCTCCCCAACTTCTCCACAGGGGAGTGCCCGTCCCGAATCCTCCCCAACTTCTCCACAGCCTCGGCGTCCACTCCCGCGCGGAGGCTTCACGGAAGCCTCCCCGGACCCCGTCGCTTCGGGTTAGGCAGGAGGCCATGTCACGCACCCTCGGGGCCTCCGGGCCCACCGTGTCTCCCCTGGGACTGGGACTCGCCGCACTCGGCCGTCCCGGGTACATCACGCTCGGACATGGGAAGGACCTCGGTGGAGATCGCTCCGTCGAGGCCATGGAGCGCCAGGCCCATGAGGTGCTGGATGCGGCGTACCGTTCGGGCATCAGGTACCTGGACGCCGCGCGCTCCTACGGCCGGGCCGAGCAATTCCTCTCATCGTGGTTGGCCTCTCGTGGCGTGCGCCCCGGGGAGGTCGTGGTCGGCTCCAAGTGGGGCTATACGTACACCGCCGACTGGCGCGTGGAGGCCGAGCGCCACGAGGTGAAGGACCACTCGCTCCCCACCCTCCGCCGGCAATGGGAGGAGAGCCGGGCACTGCTCGGATCCTGGCTGCGGCTGTATCAAGTCCACTCCGCGACCTTCGAGAGCGGGGTGCTCGATGACACGAGCGTGCTGGAGGAGCTCGGGAAGCTGAGGGACTCGGGCGTGCGCGTGGGACTGACGCTCAGTGGACCCCGGCAAGCGGAGGTCCTGCGGCGCGCATTGGACATCCGGATCGGAGGGTCCCCCTTGTTCTCGTGCGTGCAGGCGACATGGAACCTGCTCGAGCGCTCCGCGGGTCCCGCGCTCGCCGAGGCCCATGCGGCGGGCTGGGGCGTCATCATCAAGGAGGCCGTCGCCAACGGGCGGCTCACCGGGCGCAACGAGGATCCGGGCCTGCGCCCCCTGCGCGAGGTAGCCGAGGGCTTGGGAGTCGGAGTGGACGCGGTGGCCATTGCCGCCGTGCTCGCGCGGCCGTGGGTGTCCGTGGTGCTGAGCGGGGCCACGACCGTGGAACAACTCCAAGACAACCTGCGTGCGCTGGAGGTGAAGCTCGGGGACGAGGCGTGGGAGCAATTGCAAAGCCTTGTCGAAACCCCGGAGACCTACTGGGCGAAGCGCTCCGCCCTGCCCTGGAACTGAGCCACTCGAATCAGCTGGCTCAGGCCGGCAACGGGGCGGTGAGGGCCGCGAACATCATCTTCAGCACCGAGTCGCGCGCCACCAGCAGCTTCGTCGAGCCCAGCACCCACTTCACCGTCCGCCGGGAGATCTTCACCGGCTGCTTCTCCAGCACCGCCTTGTTCCCATACACCTTGCGCAGCGTCATCACCGCCAGGAACAGCGGCCAGAGGCAGAACAGCCGGATGCCGTGCTCTTCCCGGGGCAGCGCCATCACGTACTCGAAGGCCTGGCGCAGCTCCCGGTGCGCCACCGCCACCAGCTTCCCGTGCGCCTTCATCGCCTCGTCCCGCTTGTCCGGCTGCAGCAGGGACTCCGGCGTCAGCCCGTACTCCGCCAACACCGTCCTCGGCAGCCAGCAGCTCCCCCGCTCCAGATCCTCGCGCACGTCCTTGAGGATGTTCACCAGCTGCAACGCGTTGCCGAACGCCACCGCCCGCGGCTCCAGCTTCTCCGCCCGCTCCGCCACCGCCGGCGAGTACCAGGTGAACAGCCGCGTCAGCATCTCCCCCACCGTCCCCGCCACGTAGTAGCAGTAGCGCATCGTCTCCTCGAGGCTCTCCAGCCCCAGGCCTCCTCCCGAGACGCGGCCCTTGTCCCCCATCCTCCCCATCCCCTCCGTCATCGTCGCCACGCACGCCGCCACGTGCCCACGCACCGGCGCCTCGTGCACCGCCAGCGCCTCCAGCACCCTCGGCGTCCCCTCCAGCAGCCGCAGCTCGGCCGCCGGCGTCTGCGCCCGCAGCACCCGCAGCGCCTCCTGGGTGAAGCGCTTCGCGTCCGCCTGCCACCCCTCCGGCAACGTGCTCAACCGCGCCAGCTCCGTCAGCAGCGCCGCGCTCGCCGGGCCGTGCGCCTCGTCCTCCAGCGTGTCGGCGATCCGACACAGCAGGTAGGCCACCATCACCGCCGTGTCCAACGGGCCGGGCAGCACCGGGATGTTCAACGCGAAGGTGCGCGACACGGCGGGCAGCACCTCGCGACAGAAGGAGACGGCGTCGGGTTCGTTCCGCGGCGACATGGTCGGCGAGAGGCTCAGCTCCAAGAGACGACCACCCCTCGCTCCCTGGCTGCTCCCACCCCCGGAACCGGGCTCCCCGGCTGTCGCTCGTCCATCGCTCTCCCCTCACGTCACAGAGGCGCGGGATTCAACCCCACCCGGGCTCCAGGTGCACGGAATCCCTTCGCCCCTCACCGCTCCGGCGCTTCTCGCTGCTCCGTGCCCGACTTCTGCCCGGATGCGTCACGCTTCAGTGGCTCGAGGGCGTTCACCACATAACCCTCCTCCTCCAGGGTGAAGCGCGCCCGCACCTCCTGCCCGGGTTGGAGTGCCTGGCGCCGGTCCGGGCTGAAGCGCGTGTCCTCCGTCAGCTCGAGCGGGAAGACGGCCCCTCCGTGCCGCAGCCAGAGCTGGTCCCCTCGCACGTTCACCACCTCGCCGTGGAGCTCGCCCTCCTCGCCGGTGCCGGCCAGGCCGGAGCCACCCGTGCCCTCCTCGGACTCCAGCGTGACGGGCGAGTCGTCCGACTGCGGCGTCTGGCGGAAATCGTCCATGTTGTCGGGAATGTCCTCTGGCAGCTGCTGCCCGTCGACCTTGCCGCGATCGCCGCTCAGCACCTCCTGCGCGCCCGCCACCGGGCCCACCAGCCCGAGCACCGCGAGCCATGCCAACGCCTTGCCTGCCATGGGTACCTCCTGTGCTGCCTCTGCCCTCCTATGGAGATGGAGCGCCCGCGCCGCCCTGGCCCGGCGACTCCCCCGCGGAGGAGGCCGGCGGGAGGGCCTCGTCCGAGAGCAGGAGGGCCAGGAGGGCACCCTCTTCGATCTGCGCGAGAGGAATGACGTTGCTGGGAATGCGCAGCGTCACGGGGACGGGAGGGCCTCGGGTCTCATCGCAGGTGCGCCAGCCAGAGTAGTGATTGCCGGCCAGGGGCAGCGAGTAGCCGCAGCCTCCCACCGAGCCGGCGATTCCCGTGGGTGTCAATGACAGCTCGGCGGTGTCCGCGCCGAACCAGCCGCGCAGCTCCATCCCGGGCTGGGGCGAGCGAGGAAGGGCCACGAGCTCCACGGACGCGCCGGCCGCCCGGCCGGTGATGTTGCCGTCCTCGTCCCACGTCAGCTCCACGGGGAGGTTTCTCAGGGTGCCCCGGAGGCCATTGCCGGTGCGGCGCAGCTCGAGGCCTCCACCGGAGATGCGCTTGGACTCGACTCGAACCTGGAGGCGGCGCTCACCGACCGCGAGGAGAAGGAGCGCTCTACCGGAGACGGTGACCTCGGCCGCCGCGGAGGAGCCGAGGCCCAGCGCGAGCACCAGCACGAGCGAAGCGAGGACACCACGCCTCGGGGAAGCGGGCTGCGTCAAGGTGGACCTGCCTTTCGTCACCACCTCTCAAGCTAGGGGCGCGGGTGAGGGGCAGGCACGCATGCTCCCTCGGATGCTCCGGGAGCGGGCCCCAGGAACTCCGAGGCCCTTGGGAATCAACCCTCAAGCCGAGGGGAGCACCTGCTCCAACGTCGTGAGCAACAGGCCAAGCTCGGATTCCCGCTCCGACTCGAGGCCAGGTACAGGAAGTTCGACCTTCCCCAGAACATGGTTCAGGGACTCCGTGCCCAGGCCCCTGCCGCTCACCTCATGGGAGCGCGGCGGGGATTCCACCCTCAGTAGCCGCGGTTCCGGACCACGAACGCGCTGTACAGCCCCATGGCGCCGACGAACAGAAAGGCGCCCGGCAGGAGCCAGAGCTGGCTCGCGTCCCCGTAGCGCGCGGTACCGACCGGGTCGTACTCCTTGTACAGAACCTTGACGGTCTTCCCCAGCCGATGGAGGCCCGGCTGCCCATAGTAGATGGCGGCGGTGTGCTCGTTGCCGGATGAATCCGAGAACGTGACCCTCTCCGGGTAGCCCTTGAACATGAGGTATTGGCCGCGCTCCCGGCTGCTAGAGACCACCACTGCTTGCGCCGCCTCGGCGTACAATACGAACCGAAAGGTGCGCAGGAATTCGAAGCCGCTAAACGCCAGGGTGGCCACGGCGATGACGATCATGACCCAGAATAAGCGACTCTCGGAGTCGGAAGAGGACATTGAGAGAGCCTAGCAGCTCATCACTGGCGGCGGCCACGAATGGCGATCCAGAGCAGCAGCGCGCCCAGAGATGGTGTCCCAGAGACGGTGTCAAAGGATTCGAATTCGACCTTACCCATTTTTTTGGGCCCGAGGGTGCGGGCCCAGGCCGCGGGTGAGAAGCTCGCGGGTTCACGGCGAGATCAGTACCTGACACCGCAAGTGGGCGCAGGGCGGGCGAGTGGGCAGTAGCTCATCCCGCCCTGTTGCGTTTCCGGAAGAGCCTGCTGACGGATGGGCGAGGTGCACCCTTGGGCGTGGCTGTCGGAGGCGCCAACGTCAACGACCACAAGCTGATGGCCAGACGCTCCAGTCGCTGCCGGTGCGGCGCCCTCGTCCTGGCGTGCGACGCAAGCAGGGGCTGTGCGTGGACAAGGGCTATGACTACGACGAGGTGCGTGCCCTGGCCCGCCGGTATGGCTTCACCCTGCACCAGCCTCGTCGCGGTGAGCCGCACGAGCCACTTGAGCGAGGCGGGCTCAAGAAGGCGCGCCGCTGGGTGGTGGAACGCACCCACTCCTAGATTCAACCGGTTCCGTCGTTTGCTGGTACGCTGAGAGAAGCGTGAGGACACCTACTTGGCGATGCTCCACTTCGCCCTGGGCATCATCACTCGCCTAAACGCACTGCGACGACAGCTCCGGCTCCGAAGTCTCCTTGGGCCGGGGCTTTTCTTTCGTCTCTGCGCGGGCTGGGTCCCTGCGCCATTACTGGCAGAGGTTGACGGTTCCGAAGCATTGAAAGGAGTAGCTCACCTCTGCTGCAAATTCCTTCCACGAGAGCCGTGTGCAGCTCGTCTCTTGTGTCGTCGCACCACAGAGTCCAGCTGCCCCGCACGTCGCGGCAGCTTGGTTCTTTGCATTTTGTAAAGCGCGGTGCTCTGCCGTGTAGCACGAAGTGTTGAATGCAACTCCATAAGTTCCGTACGTGGTGCTGGGACACCCTGGCCGTGCGCTGTCTGGTGGCTGGAAGTCGAAGCTCAGGGGCGGCGGCTGATTGCTACAGCCACAGCACAGACACGCCGACAGCGTAACCCTCGGCACTCCGGGCGACCATTCCCCGGCGTAGAGGAGGACCATGCCTGAGAGGTTTCGGGACGAGCGAAGTGCAACGTACATGGGCGGGCTCGGGTTGCCATTCCCGTCCGGTGGCACCTTGAGCCAGCCGTGGTCCGGGGGCGTTGAGGTGCAGGGAACCGGGACGAGTTCGAGGTAGCCAAACTCTGGGCTGGTGGCCGTCTCCTGGAAGCACTGGCACGCGGCGAGTGCGGACTGGAGGGGTGCAGCCAGAGCAACGAGGAGGACAACGAGGAAGTGGTGGATGGGCATGCCGCCATTGTCGCCTGAGGCTGTGCAACTAGGCACCATCGCGGCGTAGTTGGCGCACGGAAGTGAACGGCCAGGGTGTTGGCAGCACCAACGCCCCGAACTGCTCAGCTTGAGTCCTGAAGCACGGTGCCTGCCTTCCTCCAAGCCATGGGCCGCTGCCAGCACGCGCAGCTTCTCCTCCGCCGTCCACCTCTTGGGCGCCGCAGTTGCTTCTGGCCTCTTCGCTAACGCGTGGGTCCAGCGAATTGTTTTCGTCGTGGTGGAGTGAGCGCGCTGCCACATCTGACGCACAGCGCTGGCCGCTCCGCGTGCGGCATCTGCTAGGGTAGACCGGCGAGGTCACCCCCACTGACATTACCATCACCCCTTCTCCTGGCCCTCCTCCCCCTCTCCCTGGCGACGCCGGCGGCAGCGCAGACTCCGCCGTCCGCCCGCGAGCAGCAGCAACGCCAAGTCGTCCTCCCCAGCAACCCCAACGAGCCGGTGCCGGAGGCGCGGGTGGCAGCCAACGTCGCCACGTACCTGCGCTTCGACGCCCCCATTGAGAGGGCCTCGGTGGAGGTAGAAGGCCGGCCGGCGCGTTTCCGGTGGGTGGACGTAGGCGAGCGCCTCCTCGCACTGGAGCCCTCCGTGGATTTGGGCGCCGAGGAGAAGCTGGTGGTGCGGGTGCGCTACCGGGACGGGGCCTCCCCCACGGTGGCCACGCTCGTGCTCGTCTCCCACCCCTCCCTGGTGGACAAGGAGGTGGAGGTGGTGCGCCGCCCACGCACGGTGGAGGCGCTGGAAGCGGCCCTGGCGGAGAGGGAGGCGGCGCTGGCGGCGCTGCAGGGCGCGAGTGGGCCCGCCGGGCTCGTCTTCTCCGGGCGGTTGGACCTCGAGGGCGTACAGGCCCGGCCCATCGAGCTCGTTCCCACGGGGCCTCAGAATGGGCTGAAGGTGGTGAAGGGGGAGGCGTACCGCGCCAGCACCTGGGCGCTCGCCGTCGTCCGCGTGCGCAACCTCCCGGGACAGAAGCCCTGGGGGCCGGGAGAGGCGCGGCTCACTCGGCCAAACGGCACGCCCGTGAAGGTGCGCTCCGTGGACATGGACAAGGCGCAGCTCGGGCCCGGGGAGGAGGGCCTCGTAGCCCTGGAGACGGAGGCCCCCTTCTGGGATGCGGGCGAATTCCTCCGCCTGGAGCTGCTGGACAAGAGCGGCACCCGGCGTCTCTCCCTTCCCCAAGTGAAGCTGTAGGAGCGCCAGCCCATGACGGCGGAAGCCCTGCATCCCGACCTCCTCCAACCCGGCCACATGGTGGGGCCCTGGCGCATCGTCCAGGTACTGGGCCGTGGCGGCTCCTCCCGCGTCTTCTTGGTGGAGCGCGACAACAGGCCCTACTCCCTGAAGATGGGGCTCCTCCCCCTCTCCGAGGCCCAGGAAGAGCTCTCGGAGGAGGAGTACGTGGAGGAGAAGAGCGCCTACCGGCGGCTGGCGCGAGAGGCGGCAGCCCTCTTCACCTACGCCTCCCACCCCAACCTGGTGCGCCTGCACGCGGTGGACTGCTGGCCCAACCCCACCCAGGGCTACCCCTTCCTCGTCACCGACTACGTGGACGGGGACAACTGGCACCAGTGGCGCTGGCGCACGCCCCCTCACGCCGCCAGGCTGGTGGACACCTTCTCCGACGTGGTGCGCACCGTGGGTGTGTTGCACCAGCGCGGCGTGTACCACCGGGACTTGAAGGCGGAGAACCTCCTCATCCGCCGCGAGGACGGGCGCCCCTTCCTCATCGATTTCGGCACCGTGCGGCTGCCCGGCACCCTCACCAAGACGCTGGGCGTGCCCGAGGGCGTCATGCACCTGCTGCCGCCCGAGCTGCTGGCCTACACACGCTCCGCGGCGTGGAAGAAGGGGGTGCCCTTCCACGGGGGCGCACCCGCGGACCTGTACGCCTTGGGGGTGCTGCTCTTTCAGGCCCTCACGGACCTGCACCCCTTCAGCCCGGAGTTGCCGGACGAGCAGCTGGTGGCCGCCATCGCCACCGTCTCCCCGGCCCCGCCCCACCTCCTCAACCCCCTGGCGCCGCGCTCCCTCAGCGAGATTGCTTTAAGGCTGCTGGAGAAGAAGCCGGAGGACCGGTACCCCAGCACCGGGGCACTGCTGCAGGCACTGGAGCAAGCAGCCGAGCAGGAGAGGCGCTCCTCCGCCTGGAAGGTGCCGCTCTTCGAGGCCGAGCTGGGCCCGGTGGAGCCGGCGCCCCAGGAAGAGGTGGCTCCGCCGGCCCAGCCGCCCGAAACGGCCCACGCGGCCCCAGAGGCCCAGCCACCCGAAGCGGCCCGCGTGGCCCCGGAGGAGGCTCCGCAGCCGCAGGAGGCCCTGGCGGCTACTCCTGGCAGTCCCCGGCACGCAAGGTGGCCCCGGGTGCTGTTGGCGGGCCTGACTGTAGTCGGCCTTGTCTTGTGGCTGGCGCGCTCCACACTCGCGCCTCTCCCCGAGGCGCTCCCGCCTCGGTCTGGCCATGCCGAGAAAGGAAGTCCGCCCGTGTCCACCACTTCCCCCTCCCCCTCCTCGAGTGTCCTCGCCGCCTGGCTGTGCGCCGTCGCCGGCATTGGCTGCCCCGCCGTGCAGGTGAGGCCCCCGGAGCCCGAGGACTGCCCCAAGGAGGCGGCCGAGGCCATGGCGGAGCTGAAGCTTCGGACGGGCAGCCCGCTTCGGGCCGTCGTGGACATCAACCAGCCCGGCGACGCCAGCGAGGCCGGTATCTACCAGGACGGTCCCGTCACCGGGCGTCTCGTGGAGGGAGACGGCAACCTGCCCGAGGGGACGGTGCTCCACGGACGCCTCTGGACGGGAGCTGGCATCTACGAGGTTGCCGGGACTGAGAAGTTCCCAGCTGTCCTGGGCCGCTACACCCAGGCCGTGCTGCCCGATGGGCGGAAGTACCCCGTGTGCATCGTGCTGGGAGACAGGGACGGGCGGGTGCCCATGGTGGAGGGCTCCAAGCCCGGCGCCACCGTGCTGGCGCGCGAGTTGCCGGTGAGCCCCGTCTGGCGCTGGCCGTGAGGCCCGGGGCTCCGAAGAGGCGGCTCCGAGCTCGAGCGACTACAGCCCGACGAATTCACACTCTCGCACGACGACGTTCATGAGCAGCCCGTCCACCCGCCCGCGGACGGTAACGCGCGCGCCCTTGGAGAGGGAGGCGGCCTTCTGCACGTGGGCATCATCGAAGAGGCACTGCACCACGGGGATCTCAATCTGCCGGCCGGTGCCCA
This is a stretch of genomic DNA from Archangium violaceum. It encodes these proteins:
- a CDS encoding aldo/keto reductase, translating into MSRTLGASGPTVSPLGLGLAALGRPGYITLGHGKDLGGDRSVEAMERQAHEVLDAAYRSGIRYLDAARSYGRAEQFLSSWLASRGVRPGEVVVGSKWGYTYTADWRVEAERHEVKDHSLPTLRRQWEESRALLGSWLRLYQVHSATFESGVLDDTSVLEELGKLRDSGVRVGLTLSGPRQAEVLRRALDIRIGGSPLFSCVQATWNLLERSAGPALAEAHAAGWGVIIKEAVANGRLTGRNEDPGLRPLREVAEGLGVGVDAVAIAAVLARPWVSVVLSGATTVEQLQDNLRALEVKLGDEAWEQLQSLVETPETYWAKRSALPWN
- a CDS encoding DUF938 domain-containing protein, encoding MKRHAPSAERNREPILSVLREVLPPRGTVLEVASGTGQHAVFFARAFPERVWQPTDADPSARESIEAWRQEEGLPNLRPPLALDASASTWPVESADAIVCINMIHISPWEACQGLMRGAGRVLPPGGPLVLYGAYFIEGRPTAPSNLAFDASLRERDPTWGVRELGAVTEEARAHGLERDRVVDMPNNNFTVVFRKRAG
- a CDS encoding DUF2381 family protein, encoding MALLPLSLATPAAAQTPPSAREQQQRQVVLPSNPNEPVPEARVAANVATYLRFDAPIERASVEVEGRPARFRWVDVGERLLALEPSVDLGAEEKLVVRVRYRDGASPTVATLVLVSHPSLVDKEVEVVRRPRTVEALEAALAEREAALAALQGASGPAGLVFSGRLDLEGVQARPIELVPTGPQNGLKVVKGEAYRASTWALAVVRVRNLPGQKPWGPGEARLTRPNGTPVKVRSVDMDKAQLGPGEEGLVALETEAPFWDAGEFLRLELLDKSGTRRLSLPQVKL
- a CDS encoding serine/threonine protein kinase, with product MTAEALHPDLLQPGHMVGPWRIVQVLGRGGSSRVFLVERDNRPYSLKMGLLPLSEAQEELSEEEYVEEKSAYRRLAREAAALFTYASHPNLVRLHAVDCWPNPTQGYPFLVTDYVDGDNWHQWRWRTPPHAARLVDTFSDVVRTVGVLHQRGVYHRDLKAENLLIRREDGRPFLIDFGTVRLPGTLTKTLGVPEGVMHLLPPELLAYTRSAAWKKGVPFHGGAPADLYALGVLLFQALTDLHPFSPELPDEQLVAAIATVSPAPPHLLNPLAPRSLSEIALRLLEKKPEDRYPSTGALLQALEQAAEQERRSSAWKVPLFEAELGPVEPAPQEEVAPPAQPPETAHAAPEAQPPEAARVAPEEAPQPQEALAATPGSPRHARWPRVLLAGLTVVGLVLWLARSTLAPLPEALPPRSGHAEKGSPPVSTTSPSPSSSVLAAWLCAVAGIGCPAVQVRPPEPEDCPKEAAEAMAELKLRTGSPLRAVVDINQPGDASEAGIYQDGPVTGRLVEGDGNLPEGTVLHGRLWTGAGIYEVAGTEKFPAVLGRYTQAVLPDGRKYPVCIVLGDRDGRVPMVEGSKPGATVLARELPVSPVWRWP
- a CDS encoding DUF3592 domain-containing protein: MIVIAVATLAFSGFEFLRTFRFVLYAEAAQAVVVSSSRERGQYLMFKGYPERVTFSDSSGNEHTAAIYYGQPGLHRLGKTVKVLYKEYDPVGTARYGDASQLWLLPGAFLFVGAMGLYSAFVVRNRGY
- a CDS encoding phytoene/squalene synthase family protein is translated as MSPRNEPDAVSFCREVLPAVSRTFALNIPVLPGPLDTAVMVAYLLCRIADTLEDEAHGPASAALLTELARLSTLPEGWQADAKRFTQEALRVLRAQTPAAELRLLEGTPRVLEALAVHEAPVRGHVAACVATMTEGMGRMGDKGRVSGGGLGLESLEETMRYCYYVAGTVGEMLTRLFTWYSPAVAERAEKLEPRAVAFGNALQLVNILKDVREDLERGSCWLPRTVLAEYGLTPESLLQPDKRDEAMKAHGKLVAVAHRELRQAFEYVMALPREEHGIRLFCLWPLFLAVMTLRKVYGNKAVLEKQPVKISRRTVKWVLGSTKLLVARDSVLKMMFAALTAPLPA
- a CDS encoding mechanosensitive ion channel family protein, producing MTLRAAGEQARGVLPFLQSHTSLAVGVILTLLVLAARALSSDQQLRKDLSGGLGFLMTFLVLRAVDAELGPLLHPRARQLLGMAWMLTFAFGGIRTVVSFGLFLLRLRSRIPQPKILRDVIDVSLYIVAIISILKTQFDVDLTSLLATSAILSVMLGLALQDTLGNLFAGLSLQLERPFQVGDWVTIRDITGRVVQIAWRATRIETGRKEIVTLPNNICSKEAVKNYSRAAQPVGADVYFHAPYDRAPNEVKEAVLEALEHVPLVLREPQPICRTWGFDEVGIRYQIRYFVEDFGQADWVMEEIYTRLWYRFRREGIELPYPNRKMHMNSGPAGSDFPEEVVAEMLRRVDLFKVLREEERAGLRREMVPKRFARGEHVIEQGEHGNTFYLVGRGELSVRASGVEVSRLTRGNYFGEMSLLTGEPRTATVVALTDVVLLELDRPVFARLFSEHPELAPKLSGMLAHRRTQLDAVMTASGDTPPITEESHILGRLKSIFRLS
- a CDS encoding transposase, with product MRRKQGLCVDKGYDYDEVRALARRYGFTLHQPRRGEPHEPLERGGLKKARRWVVERTHS